catagtatgacaaaaattacaaacaattttcgcaacaatcgaattgttaattgaaagagaaataaaaaagaagcttTGAAGTAAATCAGTACTGatttaaaacatgaaaagtttgtttggaaaatgttattaggttcggagacaatttcttttttatttcgagGAGCAAGTATcattaaattaatctatttataaccTTTTTATACAATTGTTGTTATTTcagttttaagaaataattttcatacactttaaatattttacataatttcttAGATACATATATttgatcattgtatttttaatataataatattatttataaacaacaagatttttttaattgctataattcaggaatttcatcatTCGTAAATTTTTGAcaaggattttattattcgagaactttacagtgtcggaaattttgtatttcgggattttttagtcgtcTTTTTGtcagtataaattaaattataaaaaatatatacaaacactgaaaatttgaagaaagtgggccaaaattttcataaacattgcTAACTAATTGAACTTTGAAATAATGTATCTCCTAAattctagtttttataaaaagttggagaagtaaaacaaaatttaaaaaatttcgtaactTTAAAGAACTATACATATCTGTACATGTATGATagtcaatttgatcaaaatcacagtttttcatccataaaatataataattatggtagtattatgtattgttattgaactaaatattaatataaattaatagacataaataaaaaatactaataattatgtaggaattaattaaaaaaagaatcttattcatattatataagtaattattcaataaatgaTCAGAGTAATTATTTAtgtcaaaccaaaaaataaaaatgattaaaataaatggagtatattatattatatagcttgaaacgatgcaaagtataaattttgcaaattttttttttaattatctaacatTGTCTAATTTTTatcagtaattactttttgcaattactaatttagtaacaattttaaatatagatgatttgtttcgaaaaattaattggcATTTATTAATTCCCTATTTAACTCCCTATTTAAATAACGTTTCTTAAAtgttgattcaattttaaatcatttaagtatgttaaaaaatacatttactgTTCTTAGCATAGCTGTGTGTGATAATCgctgtaaaaattgaaacataaCGTTTCTCGACAAAGAGAAcaataaattacgataaattacaATTATGCAATTAAATGAATTGAATAGTGGACCGGCGGCGCAGATTGAAAGAAGGCACGTGCctaattatttttgacgtacTGTCGATTGATgacagttttatcaaaaagacaatTTCGCCTTTCCCTTGTAAGTTAAAAAGTGTCGGATGAATGCCATCAGTATTTATGATATGGTATTTAGCATGGCGTCGTAACTTTAGGGATAAGGCGTGCAACTTTAAGCgggcggtgcgtgcgttcgattctcggagattgcggatattttaataaagtgcgtTTCTCATTAGTTGTAAGTAATACGTCTTCCCTAACACATGCCAACAAATAGTTTTGTTTAGAATAATGTATGCAGTGTTACTATAGGGTAGAGTGGGACAGGTTCGATCACGGGGCAAGTCCGATCATTAGCGATTTCTTAAAATGtcgtttatattttaaaatggaattcCCACTAAAAATTAGTTCCTCTAGTGACCTTACTTTACACAAGTGAACGTGGCGCGCGTGTGGTATCGCTAGTTGCAATCGGTGACATAACAGCAATTGTAGGTAAATGTGAAAAAAGCGTCCTTCGAGAACTTTTACGAAGTAGTTTGCCATATTGCACCAGCGATttggattaaataaattttcgtccTCCCGAAAGTGTATATATATcctaatatttttacatttacttttttgcgaaaagttgttattttaatttctaagcgCATTTGCAATTTGATTATCACTTATGGGGAAGGTTCGATCAAACGAGACGTTAGagtaaatgttattaaaaattaactatattaaAAAGTTGGATAAAAATATGTATCGATTATGTATAATGCAGATGGATGTTTACTCTTTCATTTGATCACCAAGCCATACAAATAATTGTTAgatttattagaaaaaactttgtttaaaaaaaaagtgatcgaACCAGCCCCACTCTCGCGTACAGTTAAACTTGTTTATTGTTGCAACGATAGCATCGCACTTTAGAATTGAGAGCATGATACTATCAATTTATAGGACAAATCGTTGCTTCAAATTTCACGtgtagttaactttataatattttactattaggtaTATGACATCTTCAGTTGaggattatcattttttaaataatttaacaatattttatttgaaataagaaaataataaacaatagcATATACCTTTGAATTGATTATATAATTATGCATTCGACCGAGCGCGAAAGCACCGTTTGATCACCGAAAAAACGGTATACTAATATTAAAAGCATGATCTTCTTACAGACATATTCTAAACAAAgacagaaaaaattcttaaaatgagaatattatttaagaagAAGAAATGCGCAAAGGAAAATGCGCCTCGCCctgttcaataatttcttttaatgtttcgtgTCACTTGCTTTCAgatcagtttctttttttgtaattttgggcATTGAGTGTTTCGCTTCGAAGAAAAGTGGTAAATACAACATACAAatcaataaatgttttttatcatatatacaagaatatatattcttaaagtAAGAGGACCTCCATtttacattaagaatatattctttgcgcctatttaagttgcaaatattcttcaacttagtgataaattcttaaaattagagtatcattttttcagttttgcttcaaaccaatatttcattgattcagaagtatttttttctcattgtatAGTTGCAAATGGACGGGACCTTCTTCTTAAAACGTTTAGGAAGCACGAGGAAGTgcgcaaaggagcgtttctgtacaaagcagcggaggaggaacaatgcagcactaagagtgctttattaccatctttgtgaTTCATGCGACATTAGCCTTATTACTGCTCCGCTAAACGCTTCCCGGGAAATCGATTCAATTGTCGAAAttagaagtgccgcatatactaaaactttatattctcgacaattgtttctgatGCGCACTAGAGGCCTGCCATAgctctccttgacttcgagaaacgaaccatgttcgctatcgaattttcggcatcaccTGACAAAAATATAAGAgcaaaggagaatgaaaagaaagagaggtatagagatctTATAAAGGAGTTGCGATGATTATACCTGGAATATGCTGTTAAGCTAATCGTTCTTATCACCGGTGCTTTTGGAGATGACAAGCTTTCActagttaatagcctgaaaatcaACCTTACGTGTCGAAAAAATGCTAAGACACTTGCAacaaatgcagaaggcggtcattCTTGGGTCCCTCCATATCGTCAAGGAGCACGAGAGTTTTGCCGGATTATCTTATCAAgtccgtcacagactgtaaccacccatgtcacggtcgtgagacgtgcttACGGCTgtaattttaccgcgatttcgctgggaacgggtgcagtttttcagattagcagttgaaaattcatctctttagtttaaagtgtaattattcggttaaaaaattgtaatttttgtgttgaaaattaatcttttttgtttgaaaagtcaactacagTAAAaactggatttaatgtcaattttgggacaGCTTTgactgtatttggttaaaaattaatttttgctagttgaaaattcaactatttttcggaaattctgtgtttagttgaaaattcaacgttttccaGATCATTTTCTGTTGGTCCTATGGAGCTGTAAATATTCCAGAAGTTGAAGATCTACAAAAACACTTGTAgaaagaataaaatgaatttccagAGTGATATAGATGTATAGcccaatacaaaaaaattggaatttttcttccagcctgaaattaaaaatgttctaaaaatttcCTTGTTTTAGAGGTATTATGTCGGTCATGACTAATCTAAGTTTTGTAATAGAAAGTTTAACAACTGGCActcgaaaaatatgaataaagttgggtaaaaattaattttggatccctaaatgttgattattattatttgaggTTGATAATTAAAATGGTATGCAACGGTTTGATAATGCAAGGTTTACCATGCCCTTAATATTCCTTTTCACTTTTATTGCAATTGATCATAAATTGATAGAATTAttataagattaaataaaatctcACCGCACTCGCAGCAAACATATCTTCCAGCCTTAGGAACTTCGATAGTATCCAGAGGTTCAGCTTCAGGGGTATCTTTCTGTTGCAAATGTCCCTTCTTATTTTTCGATCTTCCATCAGCAACAAGCAGTGTATCATACGTATAAGCAGCAGCCTTCGTCTCCGTTTGATCCGTAATAGCCTGGACCTCTTTACTCTTTAAATTAGCTTGCCAATTAGGattattgttttcaatatcaCTACTACACTCAGAATTTGGAGGCGTCAAAGGAGGAACAGATTCCATAGGTTGATCGACCATTATCGGCGTCAACACAGGTCCTATCGATTGCTCGGTGATACTCGAGGGTGTCATAGACCCTGTCGATGGCTTGAGAATTATTGATCTTATAGATCCTGTCGATTGCTCGACAATTCTCGAAGTCACAGATCCTATCGATTGCTCGCCTGAACTCGGTGGCGTCAAAGATCCTATCGATTGCTCATCCATTCTTAACATTGTCGTTGATCCTATCGATTGTTCGATGATCATCGAAGCGGTGACAGATCCCTTTGGTTGCCTGACGATCCTCGGTGGCATCACGGATCCTATCGATTGCTCAACAATCATCGACGTGGCAGATGCTATACGTGGCATCCCGGAACTCATTGATTGATCAGCTAGCATCAATGATGCGACAGATCCTACCGATGGCTTCCTAGCTCCTATCGGTTGCTCGACGATCATCGTCGGTCCTGACATTGATGGTGTCCCAGATCTCTTCGATTTTTCAGCGAGCATCGACGACGTAGCAGATCCTAAAGAAACTCCAATCGATTGCTCGACGATCATCGACGAACCTGATGTCGATGTGGTAATAGATTTGGTTGATTTTTCGGTGGGCATCGTCGACGCGACAGATATTGATATTGATGGTGTTCCAGTTCTTATTGATTTCCCGACGATCATCGACGATCGCGAAGTTCCTATTGATCGCCGTTCGATTCTCGGTTGTATCTCAGCTCCTACCGATTGCTCGACGATCATCGATGATGTAGATGTTGAAGGCGTCCTAGATCGTATTGATTGCCCAACGATCATAGTCCTCGATGATCCTATCGATTGCCCGTCGAACATCGAGGGCGCTAAAGATCCTATCGTTTGCTCAACAATCCTCGAAGTTCCAGATCCTGATATCAATGAAGTACCAGATCTTATTGATTGTTCGGTAATCATGGACGTCTTGGAACATCCTATCGACTGCTCCTCAAACCTTGAAGACGCCTCGGATCCTATCGTTTGCTCCATGGCCATCGACGAGGCCTCAGATCCTATCGATTGCCGGAACCTCGAAGGTGTCGAAGATCCTATCGATTGCTCGCCAATCATTAAAGACGGCGGAGATCCTATTGACTGCCCGTCGATCGTCGAGGGCGTCATAGTGCCTGTCAATTGATCGACGAACATTGACGACGGCGCAAGTTCTATTGATTGCTCAGTGATCATTGACGGCACAGATGGTGTCGCATACGTAAATAGAATTTCCTGAACAGGAGATAATGGTATAAAAACACCCCCAGGTGCTTGCTGGACAATCGTTCTAGCATGCGTGGGATCATAAATTATTTCTCCTTGATGCTGGTGATAAATCCCACTGTTCATCAAGTCACTCGCGAAAATCGCATTAACTTGATAAACAGGAGTCTCACCTTGATATACTCTCATTTCTTGCACATCAGTTGCCGGTGCTTCAACGACATTTTGGGGACCAATTGCTACACCCGGTTGGGGCAATGGAGGCAAAGAACGAGACAATTCCAACAAATCATGAGCAGCTTCTGTTTCCGCAGCAGATCTGTCCCTAAAGAGTTGCATTCCATCGTTTTGGCTTTGATATTTGTCAGGAGAGACGATGACTGATCTTGAGGAATTTGAGAAACGCTCTGACAATGTTGGCGAGTGTCTGAAAGGTGCAAGTACTTCCAGGCGAGAGGTACACGCTTCCGTTAAAGATACTGGCGAACTTTGTCTTTGCCTAAGATCATCGTTAAACTTTATTGGCCCCGTTGATTCTATCCTGGTTTGGGCTTCTTCGAGGCGAGAAGGCGGAGGTGTCGGCGTTCGAAATTCTTGTGGTTGACGAATTGTCGTCGTGGTGGTGGTTCCTGATCGAGTTATTACTGTTGTTGTTGCTGTTGAAACATTTGGCAGAGTACTGCACTGGTCTATCACGTCTTCTATTACGTCTTGGACCTTTTTGAGCCGCCTCGATGGAAACTTGTCCGATGTATCTAAACACTTGtatattacattttctttttgatCCTGTTTTTGTAATTGAGTTGCAGGAGATTTTACGCCCGAGGTTTCGGTACATTCTGCTATTGCATTTTCTATCACGTCCTGAACTCTGTGGAATCTGCTTGATGCAGGGTTTTCTACTAATATTAATGAAGGGGTTTCCACTAAGGCTAATGTTGATTGGTCTTTTGTAATTTCTTTGACAGTACGAAATCTTGGGAATTGGCCCGCGGGAAATGTGTCTATTGAgattattgtacattttttagatGGTGAAGACTGCTCCTCGAATTTTTCTGTTGGTTGTtctatttgtttttgttgaatgtCCTGATCTCTTTGAATTCGACTGGATGTTTTCAGTACTAATAGTTTCGGATCGTCTGAAGACTCTTCTAGAAGGTTTTGAACTCtttcaaatcgattttttatCGGCAAGTCAGACGATAATACGGATGATACTGGAGAAACAGCTCTTCCCTCAGATGAATGCTTTTCTGAAAATTAAGAGAATAAGGTTTTAAGTTTATGTTACAAATGTATTTAGAATTGGCTATTTTTAGAACTgcaattctaaaatctaaaattatgaatagttGAAGTctaaaaaattgaagcattttgattaaacgatttaaatttggaagatttgccATTAGGAAACGAACATGCCAAATTGGTAGTTTTCTGAATTTGtggattttcgaatttaaatatcCTTGCCAGGACAAGAAAAATTTTggcaaaacttgaatttttgacagttaaattccttttgaaatagaaaattaaaataataatcctttaattttaaagaattgaaggtaagtttgaaaatcagttaagcaatctttaattttttgaagaaaagaaattttgcggcttctaaatatgaaaaaattcgtcAAAGCATTCATAGAACAGCAAGTCCTTTATCTTTGAACTATCACTGTAAAAGCAATTCTATatcttaaatttacttaaaaaaacctATATCCCCTTCCACATGACTCCCCTCCTCACCCAgttgagtcacgcctaccccaaaaagGGAATGGCTCGTTGgtataagaaaatattcatttaacgATTACCAAATTTTATTGTGTGAAATTACTGGTATCAATTTTAACaaacttggaattttattttttcaaaaattaaaatatcgaatTCTTTGTGATATATTTCAATGTTAGATAACAAGattaataaaaacttcaaatgttaaagtcatatttGTGAACtatatttttgtatgatttaaaactgaaatttaaatttaaaatttaaataaattttaaatttatacatttttaaaagttataaagtCTATAAATTTGGAACACGcgctaaaatttagaaaaattcaaactgaGAATCAATTTTAGATATAATGAAAAGATAATCCTATTTTAGGACTTATCTTAAATTAGATACATTAAACAAAGTACATCAAGGTTTTAGACCTGATGACCTTAAATGGAAAAAGGGCTTCCAAATTCAATATCtacaatttgaaaagtttcagtcCATTCCATATTTTAAAAGGCTTCCCTCTGCTGTTAAAGTAGGAAAGCCTTTAAAAGTCATTCTAACTTACTTGTCGTCAAAGTGAATGGtcatataatttgaaaatctgcGAATTTCAAAGCCATACAAtatgcaaagtttaaaaaatcagaaaaatgttcTTGCATTATTAAGCATTTTACCAGAATTAttgctttttcttaaaatttcctttaaattataccaaataaaaaaagatgaatattttttaagaaaacccaGTTTGTGAttggaaataagaaattaattttctgaagataaaaatgatttaaataactaCAACGTTGGCTACTTGGTCGAGAAATAAGCCCAGTGCATAGGTATAGCTTGCACGATTGCGGCATCGATTTTTCAGTAGCCCCTCGCCgtaaagttttcaaatgaaatttcgaaCGACTCGAGCGACTTCCGTGTCTGCCTTCGCAACGGAaatgaagcaaaatattcaatagttGTTTATCACGAACTATGCTACAAAGGGATAACAATGATTCATACGGATCGTGGATAATTGCAtctaataatcaaataaattctgcTCCTTCTGTGGCTGCTTTTATGcattttaatttagaacttgaaattcaCAGTTCTTAAACCGAAAACTTGAAATCTGGATAAAATTGGCAAatctaataataaatcaattaaataaacgcacaaatattgaattttcatgcatgCAAAATTCTGGTCATTGTCGCATGTCTAGACGGGATTTATATCTCTTAAATCGGATTGACGTCACTAACGTAACAAAAGTTactttgcaaattaaaatgtattcgaAGCGAAGTAAATTTGCTACTttgcttcaaatttaataatttctaaagGGTATAAGCAGAATAAAAGATTAGCTCCGTCTATCTGAAATGTTCTTTTTGTCTTACTGCTTAAATGaataaattgtactattttatacTTAATCAAATAAGACTGGAAAATCTAgagaaacagtttttttattttttattattttgatgtttATAGTTACACCAAATTCCAGGGTCATTAACGAATGTACTATTgggttaattataaactgtaggGTATCTGTGGGGTAGCATACCAAGGGACAGAAGAGAAGCTTTCTGTTAAACTAAATCAATCACTTAAGTGGAATCGACTTTTAAtcgcaatttttcatttaacattcacagaaaaaatggattaattttttgctaaaactcTTTACTAATTCGGAGACAAAATGTTTGAAAGTCTGACAAAAAATAACAATAGTTTCCTTGATCGTgtcaatttattttcttcttcaacTACTTTGGAGGTGTCAAGTCGTGTTAACTGATGAGGGAAAGGAAAACATGTCAGATTTACCAACCAGATTAGGGGATCCGCTAGATGTGTAAACAAAACGTGATCCCTAATAATATATGAGATATTATATTATCCCTGCTTATGCTATTTTCCTTCTTTGGGGCATTTCTGTATAAATCTAGATGAATTATTTTGACAGATTGATCGAATTGACACGTTCTTCTTCCGAATTATcatttaactgaattttaaattataaaaacgaaaGCAGCCAAACGTTTGTAGTTTTGTCTAATATTTTACCTGCCAAAAAATGTAAactgaattatattatttgtttcgtTACTTGCAAATAAAACGAagattttgtttggaaaataactCTTTAAAGTAGTCTGGCTACTGggaaagctagtcaaagctatgtccattatttttttctgaaatttgtaattaaatacaaaatttgccaaggatatcaattaataaattaggtATAAAATTGTTATgctgattattattaataaaatgttttttaaattataataaaatgttaatttaaatgttaatttgacACGATTCTAGGTACATTTTTGATTCCAGGTTATACATTTTGGTAAAATTAAGATCAAATTTCCTGGAAGCAAgtataaatgagcagtaattcaaattttacattatattttttgtctccAAACaagttttcctaacaatatttaacgttttctaaagcaaaaattaatcatttttggagcTCGTGAAAGGCCTCTCCATAAGATCACATGTTTTTTCACACGACTTAAAATAGTGATAATTCACATTTTAACCTGAATATGGCCCCTTAAAAAGGCCTTATGTGAAAGAGGACATATTTCtccgcaaaaaaaaaaactaattttaatgatttttcatctgatctaTCCAATAGCCGGACTAACTTAAGCAAATTGTAAGTAAAAGCTTATATTAGTCCTTGCGCAGAAAGGGTGTCATTATTAAATGATTAGATTAGATGAGATTAGGTTAGatgaaattattcataataaaaacaaatttcatgcaGATAATAAATACCGAATGGTTAAACAGTTTGTGGGGCGAGATTTATAAATTATGTACAAtagcagaaaaattatttttattttgtgaattatttccTTGCTAGTTTCAATAAATAGAAAGGGTATTTTCATGAATATCCATGCGAATTTGCACTGAATAGAATCAGCTAAACCctacttgaaaattcgttgtataattattcaaattcccTAATGAGTATCAGTGATAACCGTTAGTGATTCTTATTCAGTTGCACATTTCCCactgattaaaataataataataattatgaaaagtcTCCGGCATGGtaaaattatacattaaattttaataacttctgTGAAAGAACAGCTACTTGTGATACAAGTGCGCAAAGTAGGTACCTATTTACGAGGCAAATGCTAAAATCACAGAAATCAGTAACTGCTCTTGCGCACATGTGCCAAGCGTTTTTTTTTCAACAGCCATTCCAGAAAGTGGCAAGTTACAGTTGAAGTCCTGTAACATAACATCAATTGgcgcaaatttcatttttatgggAAAACCCCTAAAGATgtataaaatcgtatttttttttcatttacttccataaacaaaggaaatttcgtaaaatgttctaaatgaaagttgtacatttaataaaaatgcatattttatgttatattatttttaacctatGAGGAACAGTTTTCGCGATATTCGAAGTTGCAGGTGGAAAATCACAAAAAGGTGGGAGGTCTCTAAGTCCGGTTTTTGACCCAAATTAGATTTGGgcacaaaatttcgaaaaaaatccctGCAGTATCTactgaaaataaaaagtcaattccACCTTAAACGGACGACCCCACTCCAACCCTCCTATTCACGCCACtaccactttaaaaataaaaacttcaccGCTTGTATACAGTGTTTTTGGAAAGATTCGATACTGTCAAACTTGTATTTGCGTAATGAATTGCATCATGGGCTCTTTTATGATCCACCTTCACtcttattcatcatttttagcctttttaacccccccccctaaaaatgaCGATGGAGGGggcattttattaattatttatgtgcTGGGTATGTAAGTACAAAATATGTAAGCTTGATCACCAGACTTGACTAGGGTATCCTGTGGTTTTTGGGATTGCTAATTCCCAATCCGAGGTCCGTTGACTTCTATTACATCACAGTAAATGTCAATTGAAGATCAAATCGTAAAAGAGCCgataaaaaatcctgaaaaatacatatataagtTTTTCAGAACGCCGCATCCGAATTTAAGGTTTATTCAAAAGCTCAATATCAAGTGAAggtcatttcaaattaaactcaACATTATTTCGAGGTAGAACTGAAAAAATGCCCctcaattaattttcttcactgtacaaaaaatacgttttttgggtcgctgaatccagaTTATCTTAAGGGATAAAAAGATCCCCTGATTTGAATCgagcgatcccaaaaacctatatatctattttcttgatttctttaTCGGCTTTTTTACAGTTTGATCTTCAAATGACTTTGAACCTGATGGAATGTAGGTCAACGGACctcggattcggaatcagcgatcccaaaaatccCAGGATACCCTAGTCAAGTCTGGTGATCAAGCTTACATATTTTGTATTTACATACcctgcaaataaataattaatcacacCACCCCCTCCACCCTCCTTAAGTGGGAAGGTAAAAAggctaaaaatgttgaaaaagagtTAAGGtagttcataatttttgtttaacgctcttaaattttaacgcacaaaatatgtggcgtcgttgcctcgacgcctaGCCCCTCGTGACaaatactttgttgttttctctaaaatgccATCAGTACAGTTCccgctgatttcaaatggattcggtcagcgatgattgtttttCATAcgttattctaaaaaaaaccgacgttgattacagttcaCTTGTAATAAATCTTAATAAGATCACctatggttataaatatataccaaagatttggatgtaacaattaattaaaacaatcaattgtttcttcaaaatgtcatatttttaaaccaatctaTTTCTATATACCGAGGGGTCGATCGCttcaatattcctgatacattcactaaatattcccatacacgtattctttcaatattcttggtattctggatattctttctaatctcagatattaaaaaaaattttcaaaatattctgaaatatcccgaaatattcacaaatattctgacatattcctcaatttccctttgcacTCTAtacgtttttaaagattccaaattatttacaatgattctaaaaaatgtaaagaaattccaaaaaagtttatgtattattgtgttattacaaaatatgttcaagtgtttaaaggattttaatgaatttcaaaatgatttaacgGAATTTAAcaaatcttttcaattaaaaaagattaaagtttataaatgcaattcaaaagattttaagtaattttaatgaattttaaaagattttagaagaattccaataagtacaagaattttcaagagattttaaagactttaaaatactttttatgagttcaaaaattcaaaagagtttaaggatcttcacgtaatttaaaaatatttttatgtatttaaagagattttcagtagtttcaagagatttaacgggagttatttgattaaaaatttttttaagtttataatagaattccaaagttttctaattatttaaaagagttcaatatatttttaatgaatttcagtttgaatttgaattctttaaagtctgttaaatcttttgaaatcttcggaaatttgtgtaaatcctttaaaatctattaaatttctgaaaatacatattgaatttttgctaatcttttaaaatatcttgaaatatttttggattaagtttaaatcttgattaagcacatacaatatacaataataatttgtaatatttctaaaatctaaaatcctagcacatatattattataagcgtagcaatatttgtTACAGAATGGGCCACAAAGATTTTTagatggccttgcacagctgtaggttatttttcagatttttttgcatacttcaagctaggctagccgagaggctttaggcattAGCAGTAGCCAGACTACTTTAAAGagttattttccaaacaaaatctTCGTTTTATTTGCAAGTAacgaaacaaataatataattcagtttacatttttttata
The sequence above is drawn from the Belonocnema kinseyi isolate 2016_QV_RU_SX_M_011 chromosome 7, B_treatae_v1, whole genome shotgun sequence genome and encodes:
- the LOC117177417 gene encoding transcription factor Sp4-like — translated: MPRCYMVKKALCNKYINSVARGFENRGRGRSTPSPTNVQPPVSPLKVNPYPIALQEKHSSEGRAVSPVSSVLSSDLPIKNRFERVQNLLEESSDDPKLLVLKTSSRIQRDQDIQQKQIEQPTEKFEEQSSPSKKCTIISIDTFPAGQFPRFRTVKEITKDQSTLALVETPSLILVENPASSRFHRVQDVIENAIAECTETSGVKSPATQLQKQDQKENVIYKCLDTSDKFPSRRLKKVQDVIEDVIDQCSTLPNVSTATTTVITRSGTTTTTTIRQPQEFRTPTPPPSRLEEAQTRIESTGPIKFNDDLRQRQSSPVSLTEACTSRLEVLAPFRHSPTLSERFSNSSRSVIVSPDKYQSQNDGMQLFRDRSAAETEAAHDLLELSRSLPPLPQPGVAIGPQNVVEAPATDVQEMRVYQGETPVYQVNAIFASDLMNSGIYHQHQGEIIYDPTHARTIVQQAPGGVFIPLSPVQEILFTYATPSVPSMITEQSIELAPSSMFVDQLTGTMTPSTIDGQSIGSPPSLMIGEQSIGSSTPSRFRQSIGSEASSMAMEQTIGSEASSRFEEQSIGCSKTSMITEQSIRSGTSLISGSGTSRIVEQTIGSLAPSMFDGQSIGSSRTMIVGQSIRSRTPSTSTSSMIVEQSVGAEIQPRIERRSIGTSRSSMIVGKSIRTGTPSISISVASTMPTEKSTKSITTSTSGSSMIVEQSIGVSLGSATSSMLAEKSKRSGTPSMSGPTMIVEQPIGARKPSVGSVASLMLADQSMSSGMPRIASATSMIVEQSIGSVMPPRIVRQPKGSVTASMIIEQSIGSTTMLRMDEQSIGSLTPPSSGEQSIGSVTSRIVEQSTGSIRSIILKPSTGSMTPSSITEQSIGPVLTPIMVDQPMESVPPLTPPNSECSSDIENNNPNWQANLKSKEVQAITDQTETKAAAYTYDTLLVADGRSKNKKGHLQQKDTPEAEPLDTIEVPKAGRYVCCECGKQYATSSNLSRHKQTHRSIDSQSAKKCVYCGKAYVSMPALAMHVLTHKLTHSCGICGKMFSRPWLLQGHLRSHTGEKPYGCAHCGKAFADRSNLRAHMQTHSADKNYECPKCGKSFALKSYLNKHLESACQRENGDDSSNDVDSIVTL